The Morganella morganii sequence TGTCATTGATCAACACCAGCAATTACGGGCGAAATAAGGAGACACAAGATGCCACTTTCCCGTGACGCATTACTGAAAAAATTCAATGACATGATTTCACGCGGCGAGCCGATTATCGGCGGCGGTGCCGGTACCGGTCTGTCAGCAAAATGTGAGGAAGCCGGCGGTATCGATCTCATCGTTATCTATAACTCCGGCCGTTACCGCATGGCAGGACGCGGCTCACTGGCCGGTCTGCTGGCTTACGGTAATGCCAACGAAATCGTCATGGATATGGCAAAAGAAGTGCTGCCGGTCGTGAAACATACGCCGGTTCTGGCGGGTGTCAACGGCACGGATCCGTTCTGTCAGTTTGATAAATTCCTGGACGATATCAAAGCCACCGGGTTTTCCGGCGTGCAGAACTTCCCGACAGTCGGCCTGATCGACGGTAAATTCCGCGCCAATCTGGAAGAAACCGGCATGGGTTATGCGCTGGAAGTGGAGATGATCCGCAAGGCACATGAAAAAGATCTGCTGACCACACCGTATGTCTTCAGTCGTGAAGATGCCATTGCCATGACCGAAGCCGGTGCGGATATTCTTGTGCCGCATATGGGTCTGACCACCGGCGGTAATATCGGGGCGGAAACCGCCACCACGCTGGATGACTGTGTTGAGATGATCAATGACTGGGCGAAAGCGGCCAAAGCTGTCCGTCCGGATATTATTGTATTGTGTCACGGCGGCCCTATCGCGACCCCGGAAGATGCACAATACATTTTAGATCGCTGCCCGGACTGCCACGGTTTTTACGGTGCCAGTTCCATGGAGCGTTTACCGACAGAAGTGGCATTAAAAGCCACCACAGAAGCGTTTAAAAATATAACAAGATAATTAAATTATTTATTTTTTAAGTCAACACCGGGTGCCTGCAATATATATTGCAGGCATTTTTTATATCAAAAATCCGCCCTCATGAGTCAGCGGACAGGATCATTAATCTCAACAATCCTGCCGCTTAAGTAATGGCTTACCGGTAAACCGGCAACAGGCTGAAACTCGACAAAATATGTACCACCGCGTTCAGTATCCCGAAGCCCAGGATCAGCCAGATCATAGGCTCACCACCCCAGACCCGGAACTGCGGGCTGCCGAAGCGTTTACGGGATGCGCGGGCCAGCAGAGCCGG is a genomic window containing:
- a CDS encoding phosphoenolpyruvate hydrolase family protein; translated protein: MPLSRDALLKKFNDMISRGEPIIGGGAGTGLSAKCEEAGGIDLIVIYNSGRYRMAGRGSLAGLLAYGNANEIVMDMAKEVLPVVKHTPVLAGVNGTDPFCQFDKFLDDIKATGFSGVQNFPTVGLIDGKFRANLEETGMGYALEVEMIRKAHEKDLLTTPYVFSREDAIAMTEAGADILVPHMGLTTGGNIGAETATTLDDCVEMINDWAKAAKAVRPDIIVLCHGGPIATPEDAQYILDRCPDCHGFYGASSMERLPTEVALKATTEAFKNITR